The Treponema medium genome has a window encoding:
- a CDS encoding FAD-binding oxidoreductase codes for MAERKVYKNFKPEWEQVPPPPASFRSILKWGDPNEFKEPNERLFTFMKGELGLTDADFQRKGADGHEAVPETLATPPLEPEHVAFFESVCGKENVSTKGYNRLSVAYGKTMYDLYRLRENITENAPQAVLYPSSHEEIVQIVEYCQKQHIPLYVYGGGSSVTRGVEAFKGGISLDMRRNFNKVINFNETDQTITVEAGMSGPQLEKILSEAKTRFGARHVYTCGHFPQSFEYSSVGGWTVTRGAGQNSTYYGNIHDIVMGQTYVTPAGIIKSYGLPAHAVGPDIDELMMGSEGAFGVLTHVTLKISRLTAENRRYFSFMFKDWQSGRDAAREIMQAEAGYPSVFRLSDPEETDAMMKLYGVEGTPLESLMNLRGYKAHDRCMFLGWTEGERGFSSNLFRIVKKISKAHGGLYLTGYPAHKWEEGRFTDPYLRESLQDYGIIIDTMECSVTWEMMGRVHEKVRAFAKSRPHTVCMTHLSHAYEQGANLYFIFIGKFRDKEEYAEYQFGIFDNIMEQGAAMSHHHGVGKMTAAWVEQSIGTDRLNIFRALKKHFDPDNIMNPGGTLGIDMTEEQKRKPKFCSRTWDNPAY; via the coding sequence ATGGCAGAACGTAAGGTATACAAGAATTTTAAACCGGAATGGGAGCAAGTTCCCCCGCCGCCGGCTTCATTCCGTTCGATTTTAAAATGGGGAGATCCCAACGAATTTAAAGAACCGAATGAAAGGCTCTTTACCTTTATGAAAGGTGAGCTCGGCTTAACCGATGCAGATTTTCAGCGGAAGGGCGCCGACGGACATGAAGCGGTACCCGAAACATTAGCGACGCCGCCGCTCGAACCGGAGCATGTCGCATTCTTTGAATCCGTGTGCGGTAAAGAGAATGTAAGCACCAAGGGATACAACCGGCTTTCCGTAGCTTACGGCAAAACCATGTACGACCTCTACCGGCTGCGGGAGAACATCACCGAAAATGCCCCGCAGGCAGTGCTCTATCCTTCAAGTCATGAAGAAATCGTGCAGATTGTCGAATACTGCCAAAAGCAGCACATCCCCCTCTATGTATACGGCGGCGGCTCTTCCGTTACCCGCGGCGTGGAAGCGTTTAAGGGCGGCATCAGCCTTGATATGCGGCGGAACTTTAATAAAGTGATTAACTTTAACGAAACCGATCAAACCATCACGGTTGAAGCGGGAATGTCCGGCCCCCAGCTCGAAAAAATCTTGAGCGAAGCAAAAACCCGGTTCGGCGCACGGCACGTTTACACCTGCGGACACTTTCCGCAGTCGTTTGAATACTCCTCCGTCGGCGGCTGGACGGTAACGAGGGGCGCCGGTCAGAACTCAACCTATTACGGTAATATTCACGATATCGTGATGGGGCAGACTTATGTTACCCCCGCCGGCATCATTAAAAGCTACGGACTTCCCGCCCACGCAGTCGGCCCTGATATCGATGAGCTGATGATGGGGTCGGAGGGAGCGTTCGGCGTACTGACGCATGTAACGCTGAAAATTTCCCGCCTGACTGCGGAGAACCGCCGGTATTTCAGTTTTATGTTTAAGGACTGGCAGAGCGGACGCGACGCCGCGCGGGAAATTATGCAAGCCGAAGCAGGCTATCCTTCCGTGTTCCGCCTATCCGACCCCGAAGAAACCGATGCAATGATGAAGCTCTACGGCGTGGAAGGCACCCCGCTCGAAAGCTTGATGAACCTCCGCGGATACAAAGCGCATGACCGCTGTATGTTTTTAGGCTGGACGGAAGGAGAACGAGGCTTTTCTTCAAATCTCTTCCGCATCGTAAAAAAAATCAGCAAAGCTCACGGTGGATTATACCTCACCGGCTATCCCGCGCACAAATGGGAAGAAGGCCGCTTTACCGACCCCTATTTACGGGAATCGCTGCAGGACTACGGCATTATCATCGACACGATGGAATGCTCCGTTACATGGGAGATGATGGGCAGGGTGCATGAAAAGGTACGCGCCTTTGCAAAATCCCGCCCGCACACGGTCTGTATGACACACCTTTCCCATGCGTATGAGCAGGGAGCCAATCTCTATTTTATCTTTATTGGGAAATTCCGTGATAAAGAAGAATATGCAGAATATCAGTTCGGTATCTTTGATAATATCATGGAACAGGGCGCTGCAATGAGCCATCACCACGGTGTCGGCAAGATGACGGCGGCATGGGTGGAGCAGTCGATCGGCACGGATAGGCTGAACATTTTCCGTGCGTTAAAAAAGCATTTTGACCCCGACAACATTATGAACCCGGGCGGCACCCTCGGCATCGACATGACCGAAGAGCAAAAGCGCAAACCGAAGTTCTGCAGCAGAACATGGGATAATCCTGCGTATTAA
- a CDS encoding Got1/Sft2-like family vesicle transport protein, which yields MSNVYKTRPHRVLVNLVFGAGAALFVTFIASIWLKSFVLLLLIALATFAGYIWLVIIGNMIVIETDGDTLTIKKGNKIDTYSISATAIRAKTVSSGGDTECSLYLTRQGENEVLIDCELIGITQFIKLLDDLGINRDSVTKLNTENTDEPAKLTTVKEKTHGHHHE from the coding sequence ATGAGCAATGTCTATAAGACACGCCCGCACAGAGTACTTGTGAATCTTGTTTTTGGTGCGGGGGCAGCTCTCTTTGTGACTTTTATTGCATCAATTTGGCTTAAAAGTTTTGTATTGTTGCTATTGATAGCTTTAGCAACTTTCGCCGGCTATATTTGGTTGGTAATTATCGGTAATATGATTGTTATAGAAACCGACGGCGATACATTGACAATAAAAAAGGGTAATAAAATCGATACCTATTCGATTTCCGCTACAGCGATACGGGCAAAAACCGTTAGTTCGGGCGGTGATACGGAATGTTCGCTCTATCTTACCCGGCAGGGAGAAAATGAAGTACTGATTGACTGCGAATTAATCGGTATTACGCAGTTTATAAAGTTATTGGATGATTTGGGAATCAATAGAGATTCCGTAACTAAACTCAACACGGAAAATACTGATGAACCGGCTAAATTGACAACCGTAAAGGAGAAAACACATGGACACCATCATGAGTAA
- a CDS encoding GNAT family N-acetyltransferase, translating to MEFIRQENRIYAENDAGKVIAEVTFPQENASTVCLDHTFVDNSLRGQGIAGKLVKEVVDYAQKNGKKIRPQCSYAADWFNKHSEYAGLVAH from the coding sequence ATGGAATTTATACGTCAAGAAAATAGAATTTATGCGGAAAACGATGCCGGAAAAGTTATTGCCGAGGTCACATTTCCGCAGGAGAATGCGTCGACAGTTTGCCTCGACCACACCTTTGTCGATAACTCTTTACGCGGGCAAGGCATTGCAGGGAAACTCGTTAAAGAAGTCGTAGACTATGCCCAAAAGAACGGGAAGAAGATACGTCCTCAATGCTCGTATGCAGCCGATTGGTTCAACAAACATTCGGAATACGCCGGTTTAGTCGCACATTAA
- a CDS encoding HD domain-containing protein: MNIDRNTAEALLNQYVTTEHIIAHSFAVEAVMRALAKRLNPTDEELWGITGLLHDLDMDVSNWQEHPERHGPVTVELLKKQNFGCEEMYSAIIAHNPDTGAVPQTLFEKALYAADPITGFITAVTLVYPDKKITSVKVKSIVKKMKATGFAAGADRGAMMSIENIGIPFPEFAELALAAMCGIADKLGL, translated from the coding sequence ATGAACATTGATAGAAATACAGCAGAGGCATTACTCAACCAATATGTTACAACTGAACATATCATAGCGCATTCCTTTGCTGTTGAAGCTGTTATGCGTGCGCTCGCAAAACGGCTTAATCCGACAGATGAGGAACTCTGGGGAATTACCGGCCTGCTTCACGATTTGGATATGGACGTTTCAAACTGGCAAGAGCACCCTGAACGGCACGGTCCCGTAACGGTTGAGCTGTTAAAGAAACAGAATTTCGGCTGCGAGGAAATGTACAGCGCCATTATCGCTCACAATCCCGATACGGGCGCCGTACCGCAAACGCTTTTCGAAAAAGCACTCTATGCAGCCGACCCTATTACCGGATTTATTACTGCCGTTACACTTGTTTATCCCGATAAAAAGATTACAAGCGTTAAGGTTAAATCCATTGTCAAGAAAATGAAAGCAACCGGATTTGCGGCCGGCGCCGATAGAGGCGCAATGATGTCAATAGAAAATATCGGGATACCGTTTCCGGAATTTGCTGAATTAGCCCTTGCAGCGATGTGCGGCATCGCCGATAAGCTCGGACTTTAA